In Kryptolebias marmoratus isolate JLee-2015 linkage group LG22, ASM164957v2, whole genome shotgun sequence, the sequence TCTACAAAAAGCACGCATTATCTTTATTTGTccattaaaacatatttacttttattagaaacgcattttattatttatattataacTTTTATCCAGGTCACAGAAAGGTTCTCAGAGaatattcatttgttttaatattaacagCCTCAGGACGGCAGTTTGACTTTTTGCCCCTCGGTTGTTGCCGTAGTTTGTGTTGACCTCGTTGCCATGGTTACGGCCTGACGCTTCCGAGTCGTTGCTGTGAGTGAGGAAAGTTTTATTTCACGGTttgtaaagttatttttgttcagataTTGAGCCGGGTTTTACAGTTTGAAGGCAGTTAAAGACCGGAGAGtgaaaaactttaacttttaacttttatttcacttccatttatttaaagaagaagaaaaacaaactggaaccATTTTACCCAAAATTCTACTTCCGCTTCACGGTATTACTCTTTAaagtttctttctcttttagcttttagttgatGTTTTATTACATGTCAGCTCTGAAcaagttttgcttttagcctgttttttattttattttatttagcttctgtttttattttagcttctgttctgcttgttttaactatAACAGTTTGATAAATCTTCAACAGATTTCAGCAGCCATTCATGGACAGCATTCACTCTGGATTTAGGCAGAAAATTAATTTCTCTGGTTTAAATAGtgtgttcattcattcattcattcattcacaggACAAGCAAGGAAAAACAGAACGGTTCTGTAAGTAAAGCCGTTTAAGAAACTAAAGGaacaacagaacataaaaaagaaaaccaaatcagGAGTTTGATGGTCATCAGACCGTTTATATGTTAGGATGCAGAAgggtcaaaataaaagctttaaattttgattcttttcctgtaaataaactaaatgtttgaaatgaatgTTGAAGTTTTACTTTGGAGGTTTTACCTGAAGAACTGTTTAAAGATTTAACTCAGATTTAAGCCTGACTTCCAGCCACCAGTTTGTTTCAAACTCAGCTTCAGGACCATGACCTCCgcagacagagaggaagaacTCTGGGTAAATGGCGCCGTCGAACCCCAGAACCAGCAGAGGGTTCCACCTCAGGAGAACCCGAACATGCTGAGCGTCACGAGGTCGGGTCTGAAGCGAGTTCCCGACAGTTTCCTGGACAGAGTCTTCACCACGGTCCGTCCCTCAGCAGCCGGCATCTCGTTGGGCTGTTTGTCGTGTTTCTGTGTGACCGGTTCTGTTCTCCTCAGTATCTGTGTCTGGAGGGGAACCGGATCTCCAGCCTCCCGGCCTCACTGTTCCTCTGTTTGACCCGGCTGCAGTGGTTGGACCTCAGAAACAACCTGATCCTGTCGCTCCCGGCAGAAATCGGCTCTCACAGGTTAGAAAAcgtgtttctggttttatttcaccGACAGATCGATCTCCGAGTGTTTCTGTGGCTCCAGCTCCTCACTGAGACCGGATCAGTTTGGGTTTCGGTTCAGCAGAAGCATTAGATAATCTCCTGATCTAAACTTTAAGATGATGTTTGTCACAAAGAGTAAACGTCATATTTAATAAAGTTCTGACAGGCAGGCTGAAGTTTCCTGAGAGGGTCAGTCAGGTCATTGTTGAACTTGAAGAACAAGCTGTCACTCCAGGAGCGGTTCTGTAATCTGTGCCGGGTCGTCTGTAGGTCTCTGGAAACGCTTCTCCTGGGAGGAAATCCCGTCTCGGAGCTTCCAGCAGAGCTGGGTGAGTTGAAGTTGGTCACGTCGCTCTTTGGAAGCTGAAAGTTTCTCTCAAACGCTGCATGTTgttatttattcacatttattgtTCTGATGTGTGCATCTTGCTTCACTTTGTGCTGATACACTGGCAGATAAATTCCCCTctaagctgctgccagtggctgaTTAGTGTTGCCAcagtaaccacacacctgtgtctctcactccctgacagcactgtTAAAATGGGAACTGAACAAATATCTGACTGATAAGAGGAAGAGCCACAGGTGATGATAGCTGTTTATTGATGTTCAAAGTCAGCTTCCGGTTTGGGTTTGTTTCCAGGGAATGTGAGCACGCTCCGAGGCCTGGATCTGAGGGACTGCCCCCTTCGTTTCCCTCCGCAGGCCGTGGTGCAGCAGGGGTGTAAGGCCGTCCTGCAGTACCTGAGGAGCGCTCTGGCGCAGCGTCCAGTCGCTGTAACAGAGACTTTAGCAGGTGAATCAAAGGCACCTTAACATTGAGCAGAACACGCGCTTCCAGCCATCTGCTCTTTTTGTCAAAGATAGGAGGGctggaaacaaaaatagctCCTTGCCCTGGTACCACTTCACCGCCGTGACTTCTGTTCCCTTGGAGACGGCTCGTGCCACTCGGCTAGCTCCCTCCTTTTCTCCCCCAccgctccagctccagctcccaGCTCGGTCATATTTTTAGCCCGATGGAAAATGATCGATAAGCAGTGGGCTTTCTGTCACTGCGCTCTGCCTGGAGGTAATCGCTGTGAGAAGCCCGAGACAGCCCTCCACaggagatgctgctgctgcacaatGAGCCAAGCCGGAGCCCTCAATCAAATGATTTATCTCCCAACTTAAAAGGTTAACAATGAAGGCGAAGCTGCAGCCTGCAGAGGAAACTGTTATTTACTGAGATCCAGTAATCAGCTCAGCCTTCATCTGTTGTCCATCAGGCCTCAGGTCGTCCTGTCATCAAAACGGGTATGCTGGAAGAACTCAGCACCCTGTAAACACGGCAGGGATCAGTTTGGTTTTCGCTGttcagaccagctgttagctcatcaaacTGTTCATAACGtatccacagaaccccacttccaaaTGTCCGAGCTACCCCTTTAAAAGTGTGACAGGAAAGCTGCTGTAGACGTCTGCCCTCCAACACCATGTTTGTTTGCTCAGTAGTGGTGGAGAAGCTCCAGCTGTCGCAGCTGATGGGGTCAGAGGACGAGTCAGAGGACAGGGACGGGCTGCAGAGGTTCAGGGAGCTCAGAGACAAGCTGGTCCCGCTGGACCGGGCCGAGCTGGACCCGACAGCACAGGAGGCTAAAGGCCCAAAGCCTCAGCTTCGATCTGTCACTAAAAGGTAAGCAGAGGTCTGACGAGGTGAGGAAACAAAgaattttcagtttatttaaatttaactgtgtttttttatagtAGCAACACAAAACACCCACTGAGcaaatcaaaatgaaataaaaaattaaactctgtattacactttttctttgcttaatGATGTAAAACCAGGCTTAACCTGAttgcttctttctttatttcttgcATGGAAGATccaaacaacaaatattatttCACCTTCCAGATAATGTCTTCTTTATTTGCTATCCAATCACAGGGAAGAAGTGAATGAATTTATTGTTGCAGATAATTCAAAAGGACATTTTCTACAGAAGAAAGAAGATAAATATTTCCTAAACTGTCTCTGCCGGAGGCTCAGAAGTCTGGAGCTAAAATAGTTCTGATGTGATTTATTTCTCAGAAAAAAGACGAGTGCCAAGGCTGGAAAAGGTGCTGATTGTGAGGACTGGAAGGCAGCAGAAGGGAGGTTACACGCGACAAAGAAAGAGTTGAGAGACAAACGGACTCTGGTAGAGCAGTGGAGGAAGTACGTTCCCATCAGCTGCAGTTCACTCACTAATTCTGCTGATGTTATTATCTGTGCTGCCACAGCAAAGACGAAACACAGGCTCAGAACTGCTCGACAGAAGCCACAGAACACCTGATGGTTCCCAGACCGCCTcactttcagataaaaacaaactgaaaccaaatGATCACACTCATCTGTTGTCTGACTCCCCTGCAGAAGCCAAAAGTCTCTTCCAAAGGAGCGTGCACACCCCAGAACAACCCCGGTGAAGAAAACCTCTGAGCACAAGAAGAAGAGGCAGGAAAGACAAAGACCTGCTGAGGTACGCCTGCCGACCAACAGGGGGCAGCAGACCTCCAGACGTGAGGAGAAGAGCTGAATCATCTggatggtggtggaggggttcaGGGGTTCAGGGGTTCAGGCCGAGGaaagcttcagctgcagctgattatCTCACAGCAGAGGAGTCAGGAGCTTCTCGGGGGCGGGGGGCGGGGGGTACTGGAAGGGCTTATAAACTTG encodes:
- the LOC108228283 gene encoding leucine-rich repeat-containing protein 27 isoform X1 encodes the protein MTSADREEELWVNGAVEPQNQQRVPPQENPNMLSVTRSGLKRVPDSFLDRVFTTYLCLEGNRISSLPASLFLCLTRLQWLDLRNNLILSLPAEIGSHRSLETLLLGGNPVSELPAELGNVSTLRGLDLRDCPLRFPPQAVVQQGCKAVLQYLRSALAQRPVAVTETLAVVVEKLQLSQLMGSEDESEDRDGLQRFRELRDKLVPLDRAELDPTAQEAKGPKPQLRSVTKRKKTSAKAGKGADCEDWKAAEGRLHATKKELRDKRTLVEQWRKSQKSLPKERAHPRTTPVKKTSEHKKKRQERQRPAEEDLGESRTDSRTDPQVQVFGFTAGSEEDRSARELQRHIRTCVERIQERRRNPRGSVSEQTEAAEEEDVEEVRKSQARLLGRHLENCFTIFTADSWSRFPSETSEK
- the LOC108228283 gene encoding leucine-rich repeat-containing protein 27 isoform X2 — protein: MTSADREEELWVNGAVEPQNQQRVPPQENPNMLSVTRSGLKRVPDSFLDRVFTTYLCLEGNRISSLPASLFLCLTRLQWLDLRNNLILSLPAEIGSHRSLETLLLGGNPVSELPAELGNVSTLRGLDLRDCPLRFPPQAVVQQGCKAVLQYLRSALAQRPVAVTETLAVVEKLQLSQLMGSEDESEDRDGLQRFRELRDKLVPLDRAELDPTAQEAKGPKPQLRSVTKRKKTSAKAGKGADCEDWKAAEGRLHATKKELRDKRTLVEQWRKSQKSLPKERAHPRTTPVKKTSEHKKKRQERQRPAEEDLGESRTDSRTDPQVQVFGFTAGSEEDRSARELQRHIRTCVERIQERRRNPRGSVSEQTEAAEEEDVEEVRKSQARLLGRHLENCFTIFTADSWSRFPSETSEK
- the LOC108228283 gene encoding leucine-rich repeat-containing protein 1 isoform X3, with protein sequence MTSADREEELWVNGAVEPQNQQRVPPQENPNMLSVTRSGLKRVPDSFLDRVFTTYLCLEGNRISSLPASLFLCLTRLQWLDLRNNLILSLPAEIGSHRSLETLLLGGNPVSELPAELVVVEKLQLSQLMGSEDESEDRDGLQRFRELRDKLVPLDRAELDPTAQEAKGPKPQLRSVTKRKKTSAKAGKGADCEDWKAAEGRLHATKKELRDKRTLVEQWRKSQKSLPKERAHPRTTPVKKTSEHKKKRQERQRPAEEDLGESRTDSRTDPQVQVFGFTAGSEEDRSARELQRHIRTCVERIQERRRNPRGSVSEQTEAAEEEDVEEVRKSQARLLGRHLENCFTIFTADSWSRFPSETSEK
- the LOC108228283 gene encoding uncharacterized protein LOC108228283 isoform X4 → MTSADREEELWVNGAVEPQNQQRVPPQENPNMLSVTRSGLKRVPDSFLDRVFTTYLCLEGNRISSLPASLFLCLTRLQWLDLRNNLILSLPAEIGSHRSLETLLLGGNPVSELPAELVVEKLQLSQLMGSEDESEDRDGLQRFRELRDKLVPLDRAELDPTAQEAKGPKPQLRSVTKRKKTSAKAGKGADCEDWKAAEGRLHATKKELRDKRTLVEQWRKSQKSLPKERAHPRTTPVKKTSEHKKKRQERQRPAEEDLGESRTDSRTDPQVQVFGFTAGSEEDRSARELQRHIRTCVERIQERRRNPRGSVSEQTEAAEEEDVEEVRKSQARLLGRHLENCFTIFTADSWSRFPSETSEK